The window TGAATGCGATGGGAGACAAGCGGCCTGAGGGGGTTTTGGTTTGGGTCGGGGGCGTTGGGGGATCCAGTGACTTGCCTCTAGCAAGTCACGCGGTAACTTGCCCCCTCTCATGCACCGTTGAAACAACATCCAAGGGGCAACATCCATCCAAAGCAAAAAGGGCTCTCACACTTGTGAACGAGGCATCCATCCAGTACAGCATAAATACAGTTCAGTTATTCAGCCTGTTTTCAGTCAGTTAACAAACAGTTTTCCAGTAAACAAATAGCAGTGTGGAAGCTCTTTTTACTACTGAAATATAGTTATAAGCTAAAGAGTAGGTTCAAACAGCAGCAGTTTTTCAGTGTTCACAAACAGACTGAGATAAGCATCAGGTTTTTAGTCAGTTTTAGTACTAAAATAAATAGCAGTTTTTCAGTTAACAAACAACAACAGTTTTAGTACTGATATAAGCAACAATTTTACTGTCAGTTAATAAAAACAACAGTCTTTCATATCATTTTTCATGTATCCTTCCATTGCATAAACATGAGCAGAGATAAGAACTTCATCTCTCTCTTCCACTTCATCTTTCTCGTCGCCCTTTCCTTCTAATGCCCTCATTGGAACAAACAAATCTGCGTGACGTCGCCTTTCCATCAAACTTGCTTAAGTTGGTGCATCCTTTCCTCACATCAAAACCTATATCACCTCCATATTCTACCCAAAACACCCAAGCCTCATCTAAATCTCTAAATCTCATACCAACTTGAGGTATCCTCTTGTTAATTTCTGCCATTGCACAACACTTTCACAAAAACATAACACCCAAATTCTGCCAAAATTCAGAAAGACATGTATAATTAGTAGTGTACAGATATAGAGTTTGGTTGTTATGCATTGGAACCTCTCTAAATTTAAATGCATCTTCCATCAGAACACATATCGAGTTTGGCTGTTATGCTGCCATCAGTACAATTAAAATGCATGACAAGCAGTGCAGAGAAGCATCAAACAAGATTCCTTAAGAGACAACAAGCTCAAACTATTAGCATTATCAGTCAATCCTATCCAATCAAATCCACTATCTGTATATACAGTATGTTACAAGAACCAGTACAGGTCAATTCTTAGCATTATCAGTATAGGTTAATTTCCATGCTACTTGTCACTGAAATTCAAAAGTATACATAGTACAAGCATCACTGAAATTCAAAAGCATCCAGAGTACAAGCATCACTAGAATTCAAGCCACGCTCCAACAAGAACCACGCAGCCAATCGGCGACGAGGGTATGGGGATTGCCGGTAGGAGGAGATGGGATTGGGGTAGGGTGGCCTCACTCATCTGGGGGCTAGCGCGCCTGAGTCGGGGAGAGGCGGGCGGCGTGAGGAAGGAGCTCGGTCGGGGCGGCGGTCCTCCTCGATCTGCGGTGGCGTGAGGAGCTCCGTCCGGGCGGCGGCCCTCCTCAATCTGCGGCGGCGCTCCTCCCTGGCCCGTCGCGGCGCTTCGCAGCAGCAGATCTCCAGTCCGCCGGGGCGCTCCTCCCTGGTACTCACGGCTGCGCGGCGCTGCTACCCGATGGCGCTCGGCTGCTCGGAGCCGCCTCTTCGCGCGAGAGCAGGGAAGCTCGCGCCAAGCCGTCCTTTTCCCCGCCACGATTCTGTGCTGGATGGGTTGCTTTGGATGGATGTTGCCTTTTTTGCTTTGGATGGATGTTGCCCCTTGGATGTTGTTTCAACGGTGGATGAGAGGGGGCCAGTTACAACGTGACTGTTGTTTTTATTAACTGACAGTAAAATTGTTGCTTATATCAGTACTAAAACTGTTGTTGTTTGTTAACTGAAAAACTGCTATTTATTTTAGTACTAAAACTGACTAAAAACCTGATGCTTATCTCAGTCTGTTTGTGAACATTGAAAAACTGCTGCTGTTTGAACCTACTCTTTAGCTTATAACTATATTTCAGTAGTAAAAAGAGCTTCCACACTGCTATTTGTTTACTGGAAAACTGTTTGTTAACTGACTGAAAACAGGCTGAATAACTGAACTGTATTTAGGCTGTACTGGATGGATGCCTCGTTCACAAGTGTGAGAGCCCTTTTTGCTTTGGATGGATGTTGCCCCTTGGATGTTGTTTCAACGGTGGATGAGAGGGGGCAAGATACCGCGTGACTTGCTAGAGGCAAGTCACTGGATCTCAGTCCTCGCGGATAGCAGGCGGCGACGCACAAACCGCCAACCCCTGCCCAACTCCTCTTGAAAATGATTCCCCCGGCACGGCACGCCGCGGTCCCGTCTCATCCCCCAAGCATTAAGCGCTAAGCCATTAAGACACATTTAATCTGGGCAGATGGAGGGTGACGCCGCGGCCACCACGGGGGGAGCTGGAGCTGGGCATTCTGCAGGCCCTACTTCTGAGAGCACAGTATTAATCTGATGGCAACCAACCAATCATATGGAAATTCAGGCGACCACAgaaatctactccctccatcctttaaaaagtgtacttccaactttgttggaaggtcaaactatctcaatgtttgaccgagtttgtgcaaaaatatatcaatgtttatgaaaccaaataggtatatgatggaaatatattttatgatgaatctaatgctactaatttgatggcataaatattggtgcattattgtataaatacggtcaaacctAAAAAggtttgactttccaacaaagttggaagtacttaCTACTAGCACCCTTTCTGTCTGATGAGGCTTGCCATCTGGGCCGAGACATGAACCACGACCACCTAGTATCACCACATCACTCACTGACGGGCCGAAACACATGGTCATGGTTCTACCCAAACCGATCCAAGGTTTCAAACCACGGGATCCAGTCAAGAAACAAAAGAGCAAAAGCGAAACGACCAAATTGATGCTACAAGGCATACAGCTTCCTGCttcacttctccaaaataaaatgtCCCTTGCTTGAGTTTCACATTTCCAGGATGCTTGTCAGTCTTACAAAATACACCGACCAGCCAGCGTCTTCCAGGGTCGAACTATACACACACAAAGATGTACACCACATCTTCGTCAAAAGTTTTCCAGCTAGACCGAACAGAAGCATGTTCCTTGATGATGCTCATCACTGCCTCTACAGCATCAGGGGAGATTAACAGGTGTTAGCCAAAAAAAAAATGTTGCCCGGCTATAAAAAAAATCTGAAATCGTTTGGATGAAAGCTTTACCAAAGAGCAATGGCCTCATTTCCTGGTGATCTCAACATCGTACACTAGCTCATCTTCATCCAGGTCCATCAGAAGCACGCAGAGATCCCCCGCCTCAAGCTTGTTTGCTGCAACGAAAGATTTCCAGCCACCGGTGAAGCCCACGAATAAGGAGGTCTCATGGTAGAACACCGGCCATAATCTCTTCATAGGATCCTTCAGCATTACAATGTTCCGATCTAGCCTCCCTTTGTGCCCAACAGCATTGGAGAGTGGATCGGGTAACTCCTACAATGAAGATACAACAAGTTGATACATAGTAAATGGTTGGTGAGGGGCAGCTAAATGGTGCCAAGACTGAAACCACAAGGACCTGATAAACCTCAACACACAACTACACTACACGAGGATGAAAGATGTACTCATAACAGCGTTTGGAGAAATGAGATCTGATGTGGTGCTTACAGCTTAATGGATTttccatcttcatcaacaatctCACAAGCTTTGTACGCACGCTTAAAACTTTAGCTTTGAACCACATCAAATGATACAGAGATCTTAGCATATGTTCTATAACAACCTTCGAAAGCACTAAGATAGCTAGGTATAGTATAGTGACCTTGGTGGATGCATGTCTTATAGCACAATATAGTGAAGCATAACAGACATGAAAGTAGTAGTAAAACAGTAGTAATGGTGAAACTGCAAAAGAAGACTATTTATGGTGTCTAAACAACTCACAAGCCTTGTCTGAGCGGTAGAAGGGACGACAAACTGTAAATTGGCCTTCAATACGGGACGATGATCATCTAACTCCGAAACTTCAACCTTGACAGGCAGCAAAGGCACCGGGGGTGCAGGATTGCTAGACTTCGTATCTTCCTGTCGGAAGAAATGATGTTCTGCATGGGAAAATCTCAGTGTTAAATAAGAAATGCCTTGCCTAGTTGGCAAACCTCTCTGATTCTACACTGAAAAAACAGATAGAATCAGTTCACCTGTCTGACATGCAACTGCACGGTTGGCACTTGTAGAAATATTGTTCCTTTCCTGTCTGCATCCAATGCTTTCCACGGTTCCCACTTGCTCTATTTTCGTTTCAGGTTTACCAGTAGCGCCTACAAACAAAAATGTATATATGCTATAAAATGTGACCTTATTACCCTATTAAAGAAAGTAATAAGTAGTTGCAGCAGCCCTAGAAAATTATGGTAAGGCATCCGTTCACCTTTTCCATTGACAGAATGTTCAATCTTCATCCTAGTAAGCCCAGACTCTGATATTTGGCTAGGCACACAGGAGTGAGTACCATCATACCCGCGTTCAACAGGGTTTACTCCCATTGCACCAACCGATTTCTCCTCAGTTTTCCGTCTTTTTTCAGGTCTAATCAGTCCACTGCCATCAAGAGCCTCTCGACCACTCACAGTAGCCTCCTTCCATTTCTCCAAGCACTGgaaacctcctggatattcatattTGCTGCAAGCATCTCCATTGGTGTCCATCTTGTTATTGCTAGGAAATTTGTCCACAACAGCAGTGCATTCTAATCGAACTGTATTTCCTTCTTGTTTCCTCCTTAAATCTTCGTCTGAACCGTGTATTTCTGCACATTTTGCTGAAGTAGATTCCTTCATCATGACTGCATCTTCTATGTGACCAGCAAATGTTGTTAGCTCAACTGCATCACCATTTTCTTGTGACAAAGGAGCTGCATCAGTAGTAACTGGGACTAATTCAAGCCTAGTTGCTTTTTCATCGTTGCACGTTATTGAAGCATTGCACTTCGTTTTGCACTCTCTAATGGTCAAATTTGCTTCCTTGTTATCAAGAGCCACTGTGTCCTTATTTTCTCGTGCTAAAGGAGCTTCATCAGCAATTACAACTGTTTCAGGGCTCCTTGTAGTAACTTTTATATATGATGGAAAACTAGCATTTGCTGTGTGCTTCCCATTCGCCAAATGTCCATCCTTGTTATCTGGAGCCATTGAGGATCCACGTACGATCCCGCCAACTACTCCGTTAGGATCTTCTATTGAATTGGCAGACGTATGACGTGTCCCTGGAACTGCATTCACAGATTTAGCAACTAAATTACCAGGAGAAACCTCAGCATTATCTGTATATCCATCAGACTTTGTTTTAGGCCTGTTGCTCCTAGTATATTCACCAGAAACATAGTGATGACCATTTATATCTCTAGAGTTCTGACATGGGACCAAATCATCAGGTGCATAACTCTCTTTCTGTTTCTTCTCTTCACCTCGCGTTTCAACAATGAAAGATACTCTCTCCCAAGAATCCGCACTGAAGACCCGCACAGAAAACTTTGAGCAGCCAGTGTACTCAAACACGATGATTTCAGCCCACTTAATGGAATGGTCTGAAACAAAATTGCTCCACCCCTGATAAAAAGCTAGGGAACCATCTACCACTGATAGCCTGACCCTTGAAGACTTCCCCTCTGAGTCTTCAAGACATACAAGCTGATTAGTGAAGCCCACCATTTTGGGTGCCTCTGCCACCTTTGGTGGTATCAACTGCACATCAGTACGCACACCGATTAAACACCATCATCATGGTACACACAAAGAAGTGAAGGGATATAAAAGAGGGTAAAAAAGGTCATACTGATATGAGCCAGAGAAAATGCACCTCAAATCAAAGTCATGATAGCATAATGAAAACAAATGAAGAGCAAAACTGATGACATTATGCATACCAGGAATTCCTCGAAATGTTTCCCTGCAACCTTGAAGAATGCAAATTTTACTTTTTTCTTCTCTCCGTGACCGCTTTGCACCTTGTGCCCTGCGTTATAGCCTGGTGTTGTCTTCTTTCTGTCATAACTCCCCGCCTTCTCATCCTTGTCACTGGTCGGCGGCTTCTTCACCTTATCATACATCATTGGCGTCTTCTTCCACTTGTTTCCGTTGTTGCTGCTGTCGTGCAGCATAGGCATTTTGCCCTCCTTGGATAGAACGAGCGCtgtcttcttcttctccccctcccTGCTGCCACCGTTATGCACGGGCCACGGTTTCTTATCCTTGTTCATTTCCTTCTTTTGCATCCCCTTGTACTTGCCATACTCAGACCTCCACAACCTACTGCTTTTGTTAAAATTGTGGTGATCACCACGATGCATCTTCCTCTCACCGCTGTGGCTGCTCGGCATTTTCCCGCTCTTCTCCTTGAAATGGAAAGGATCCTTGTTCCTGTTGGGCGAGAACAGCATGTCCCTCCTCTTATCCTTGTCACGATCGGCACTATATGTGTTCTTGTCACCACCATGGCTGCtcatagatttcttcttcttcttatggtCACCATCGTCATTGTGcatcctcttcttctccttgtgcttggCCGCCTTCTTCGACATTTCCATTATCGTCTCATTGTCATCGGCGTCGTCGCTCAGTTCGATGGGCTCTTCCATTCTCCTCCCCTTCTCCAGGCTTCCAGTGGATGCTTTCCGGCTCTGCACCTTCTTGTCCCACATCTCCAcctcctgctgctgctcctcctcctcctcatcgctgAGCATTTTGCAcgtctcatcctcctcctcctcctcgcattcCATCTCCGTGTCACGGCTCCTGGGTCGGTCCTGGCGCGCCAGCTCACCACTACTCATCCTCTCCCTTCTCCTGCCCAAACAATTGACAGCACAAAAAGCCACTTAATCATCTCTTGAACCTCAAAGAAACAAAAAAAGTGTACCTTTTTTTACGATACTAACTGaagtaaaaaaaaaagaaaactaacAAAACAAAAGGACAAAAGTACTTTGCAATTGCACATTGTGCCCGTTTGAAAATACTACTGTATTTGACATTTGACTTACAGAGACTATAATCCCTCTCAAAACACAAAATTGAAATGACCGATGTGCCCTTCCCCCACCCGACGATTGGATGCACGGAGCAGAACGAGCTCTCCCCTctgttctctgtctctctctatctgACGGCGGCGAAGGCGAACCCCACGCCCTCGCCGCGAAAAAAAGGGCTGCCCGGGGCTGCTCTTCCAGGTCGGGAGAAATAGGCGGAGGCCTCGCCTGTCTCGGGACTGGGACATTTGCCGGACGGAGCGGCGCGCGGCGCCGCGCCACCCTGGGTGCGAGACAGAGACGGAGCAAATGAGAATGTGAAGGGTGCGGTTTCTAATTACTTTGTCCCTTTCAACACATCCAACAAGAAACCCAACACTAGACCGAAAATCCACAAGAAATCACTCCCAGGAGAACTAGTACTACTCCTTATTTTGGCTCCAGGAACTCGAGGATCAAAGAAACCCCGACGATTGAATGAAACACCCAAACGAACAAATAAAAAACCCTCACCTCTGAGCCAGCTGAGTCCCCCACCAAATCAAGAAAGCATCAGGGGGTAGCTACCAAGTACTGTATCGCGCTCTCCTCGCTCCGCCAGTAAAATGTGCACCTTTCTGCCAAAGCCAGGATGATTGGGGTGAAAAAGTGAAGAGTATTTTTTTTTTGGCTGTGTATTAAGAGCGCGACGCCTCGTATTTGCTGCTGCGGCTGCGGACTCCACTGCTCCAGCAGTTTCCCCCGAAGCGCAAAATACGAGTCCCCACTCCCCACAACGGGAGGGATGGGTTTCCACCGGTGGGTGGACGCGGGGCCCGCCTGTTAGTGAGGGAAGGGTTTAAGGCGAAGCTGGAATTGGCAGTGGAGGCAAGACCATCCGTGACTGCTGGTCTTCTGCCGTTCTGCGCCTCGAGGAGAGGTTTCACGGTTCTTGGGACTCTGCGCACACTTGCCTCATCCGCCGAAGCCAACTCCAGCGCTCCGGTCCGGCCGTGTTCGTTTGAGGCAAAACAGATAAACCCTACGGTCCAGTGCACGACGGTTGGGGCTCATTTTGGCTGTTTTGTATCCGGCCCGACTCATTTCCAGCGCAAACATACGTTCGGTTTAGGTCCACGCGGACAGCGAACGGACGCGTCTCTCGTTCGCATCGGGGCCGcatggcaggcggccacctacctcccactgCTCAAATTAATTGGACACGCGCagttggccccacctgtcatccgcccAGGCGAGCGGTCGTCACCCTTCTTAATGGGAAACCGTCGACCGGTCAGTCCACGCTCCCACTCCGGTCTTGCtgcctcctcgaaacccgacacCCAAACCCTAGTTCTCCCCTCCCCTTCCTCGAGCTCGCCGGCCGCCAGCATCCATGGTGTGGTGGAGCACCGGCCGCAAGGGGGCGCACGACCACGAGGCTGGTTCGTCCTCCGGCCGTCGCCGCGCCGCTAGCTCACCACCCCCACGGAGCCCCCCCCTCCCCCGCACCGCCCACGTTCGTCGTCGCCCCTCCGGCCGCCGGCGCACGCGACTGGCACTACATCCACGTGGATGTTTGCCGGTGTTATTGGGAAACCAGGACGCCACTCCCTCGAGCAATGTTCACCTGCCCAATAATTGGCATCTGTCCGCGGATCGGATGCCTATCCCGCCGATCCCGATGAGCAGTCGTGCCCTCCGCGAGGAgatcgaccgccgccgccgcctcctgcctgGCAACCTGTACTACGACCCCAGGTACGCCGTCGACTCCTCACTGTTGGACACTTGGTTTCGGGACAAGCACGACACCAGGCGCGCGTCCTGCTTTGTTGGTAGCTCATCAGGCCCGCAGCGGCCACGTACAGGCGTCGAGCGCGTGCTCCGAGCCCtctctgttagggaacgtagcatgcaatttcaaaaaaaatcctactatcatgcaagatctatctaggagatgcatagcaacaagagggggagagtgtgttcacgtaccctcgtagaccgaaaatggAAGCGTTAGTATAAcgcgttgatgtagtcgaacgtcttcgcgatccaaccaatctagTAACGAACGTACGAcagctccgagttcagcacacattcaactcgatgacgtcccttgaactattgatctagcagagggttgagggagagtttcgtcagcacaacggcctggtgacgatgatggtgatgtgattcgcacagggcttcgcctaagcactacaacgctatgaccgaaggagtaaactatggaggggggcaccgcacacggctaagagaataactattgtgctttggggtgccccctgcccccgtatataaaggaggggaggataaggccggccaccaaggggcgcaccaagggggggagtcctactaggactccactcctagtaggattcggccccccttttttcctttctcaTGGAGGGGAAAAGAGGgaaggggagggagagggagagggaaagaggaaaCGGGGtcacgcccccctcccccttgtccaattcggactcccttgggggggGCGCATCCTGCGGGCTCCCCTGTctttctcccctatggcccatgaaggcccattacttccccgagggggttccggtaacccctcggtaccccgataaatatccgaaacgtcccgaaaccattccggtgtccgtataccttcgtacaatatatcaatctttacctctcaactatctcgagactcctcgtcatgtccttgatctcataagggactccgaacaatcttcggtcaccaaaacacataactcataatacaaatcatcatcgaacttaagcgtgcggaccctacgggttcgagaactatgtagacatgatcgagacacatctccgatcaataaccaacaacggaacctggatgctcatattggtgcctacatattctatgaagatctttatcggtcaaaccgcaataacgacatatgttattccctttgtcatcg is drawn from Triticum dicoccoides isolate Atlit2015 ecotype Zavitan chromosome 6B, WEW_v2.0, whole genome shotgun sequence and contains these coding sequences:
- the LOC119326187 gene encoding B3 domain-containing protein Os02g0598200-like; amino-acid sequence: MSSGELARQDRPRSRDTEMECEEEEEDETCKMLSDEEEEEQQQEVEMWDKKVQSRKASTGSLEKGRRMEEPIELSDDADDNETIMEMSKKAAKHKEKKRMHNDDGDHKKKKKSMSSHGGDKNTYSADRDKDKRRDMLFSPNRNKDPFHFKEKSGKMPSSHSGERKMHRGDHHNFNKSSRLWRSEYGKYKGMQKKEMNKDKKPWPVHNGGSREGEKKKTALVLSKEGKMPMLHDSSNNGNKWKKTPMMYDKVKKPPTSDKDEKAGSYDRKKTTPGYNAGHKVQSGHGEKKKVKFAFFKVAGKHFEEFLLIPPKVAEAPKMVGFTNQLVCLEDSEGKSSRVRLSVVDGSLAFYQGWSNFVSDHSIKWAEIIVFEYTGCSKFSVRVFSADSWERVSFIVETRGEEKKQKESYAPDDLVPCQNSRDINGHHYVSGEYTRSNRPKTKSDGYTDNAEVSPGNLVAKSVNAVPGTRHTSANSIEDPNGVVGGIVRGSSMAPDNKDGHLANGKHTANASFPSYIKVTTRSPETVVIADEAPLARENKDTVALDNKEANLTIRECKTKCNASITCNDEKATRLELVPVTTDAAPLSQENGDAVELTTFAGHIEDAVMMKESTSAKCAEIHGSDEDLRRKQEGNTVRLECTAVVDKFPSNNKMDTNGDACSKYEYPGGFQCLEKWKEATVSGREALDGSGLIRPEKRRKTEEKSVGAMGVNPVERGYDGTHSCVPSQISESGLTRMKIEHSVNGKGATGKPETKIEQVGTVESIGCRQERNNISTSANRAVACQTEHHFFRQEDTKSSNPAPPVPLLPVKVEVSELDDHRPVLKANLQFVVPSTAQTRLELPDPLSNAVGHKGRLDRNIVMLKDPMKRLWPVFYHETSLFVGFTGGWKSFVAANKLEAGDLCVLLMDLDEDELVYDVEITRK